From Bacillota bacterium:
GCCCGAGAATAGACAGGCGCAGCACCGGGACGCGAAGTTCCTCCCTGAGCCTGCTGCCTGTGAGCCGGATTACGATTGTGAAGAAGAATAACGAGGATACCAGCCCTGCGGTGGCATACGGACCAGGGTGTGCGTTCCACGGCCTGGATACGCCCCTCACTGCTCCCACAGCGAGAGAAGGGATGAACGCTGTCCAGATCAGGACGGCAACTACGATACCGGTAGCGGCCGACGTTATTAGGGCCGACACGTACCCAGCAGGCCTTACCCTGCTGAACTCGTCGTACAGCATGGACCTTGTCCACAGAACCGCAAGCAACCCCAAGACCAGCGCAGCCCCGGACACCACCACGCTCGGGAGAGCCGGCAACGACACAACCCTTCCCAGAACCCAAAAGGCCAGATAGGTCCCGGAGACTCGCGCCGGGGCGCCTCCAGCGAACGTAGCCACGAGGGCCAGCGCCGCATCAGCAGCACACGCAATCGAGGCTCCGTCCACCAAGTCAGGTAGGTCCCACCGTGGATCGGGGGAGACCGGACTCGAGGTCTGCCCACGGGCAGAAGAGACGGTGACCGCCGGGATCCCCGCCGCAAGCAGGGGCGAGTGATCACCCGGCACCTCCCCCAGGAGGCTCTTTGTCGTGTCGAACCGCACGCTCACTCCGGCGTCTCTCAGTCCGGCCACGACCCGTCTGAAGTCCGGAGCCGCCAGGGCCCGCCCATCGCCCCACGGAACCACCTCAACATCGCAACCCCGACCGACTGAATCAAGGTTGATCGCCAAAGCCACATCGCCGGGACTGAATGGGATATCGGGTCCGCCGCGGGCGAGCGATTCAGCTCCTGCATTCGCTGGGTTCGTTGCCCCGAAAGCAACGAACGCCAGGCTTGTGCCCGGCCGTGACGAAGACAGCACCCTGGCCGCCTCGAGCATCGCCGCCACACCCGACGCGTTATCATTGGCTCCCGGGGCATCGGGACCCACTGTGTCCAGCTGCGCGCTGACCATGATCACCCGAGGGTCGCCCCCGCGGGCAATGCCGATGACGTTCTGGGATGCGGTCTCCGAGTTCTTGGTCACATGAGTGAACGGCTGCCTCACGACCTCATACCCATACTCAGCAAGGCGCAGTGCGACGTAGTCCGCCGCCCGGGCCTCACTCGTCGTGCCGGCCGGTCGGGGACCGATGCGCCCGGCAAGCTCCCGCACGTGCACGAGAACTCGCGATGCGTCTGCCCTGCGCTCCGGGACCGCCCCAACGCCCCGTGGCAGCAGAATCAGCATTATGGCCAGGAAGAGGACGCCTGTAACCAGGCCGGCGGGGTGCGGCCGGCGGCGGGCGGCGCCTCCCGCGCCCGTGCGTATCACCTTGTGTGCTCCACCTCTATCCTGCCCGCACCGATCTTCACCGTGAGATCAAGGCGCGATGCAGCGCGGTCGTAATCAGGCGAAAGGTACCTGCGGCTCGAGCCCAGGTCCCTTGTGGAGTACTTGGTCCCGTCCACCCACAGACTCCCGGCTCCAATCGACGCGTCGACACGGAGCCCCATGCCCTCTGGGATCAGGATCACCATCTTACCAGCACCGACTTCCACATCGGCGGTCACGGTCCCTGTAGTCTGGGCACCCGTGAGATCGAGGTAGCCCGTCCCGGACCCGACTGACCCTTTGATACGCCTCGCCCCCACGTTGCCAAGTTGCGAGATGTGGACGGTTCCGGCGCCCGCCTCAAACTGAACCGCAGGGTTCCCTGCCGCTCTTATGTCGCCGGGAGTCGGGAACCCCACCTTCGCCTCCCCGGCCCCGACTGCGAGCTCGAGCCGGGTAGCGGTGAGGCCGTCGAAGGCTGCATCGAGATTGCCCGCGCCCACCCTGAACTTGAGCGACGTGGGGATCTCGGGTCTGCCCAGGGTTACCCTGTGCTCATTACGGTACCGGAAAGGCACCGGGAAGAAGGATGTCCACCGAGTATCGGTGCCGTACTTCACTGAGAGCCTCCTGCCTGAGGCCGACACGTCGAGTTCGGGTTCATCGCGGTCGCGCACATAGGTAGCCGTGGCGTCCAGGATGTTCTGTGTAGCCCCTGTGGACGCGAACACCTGGCCGGCCCCTATGGAGATCTCAAGATCCACCTCCGACGGCCTGTACTGGTCGTAGCTCACCGCCAGTTGCTTGGTCCTTTCGGCTCCCGGGGCTTCTCCCCACCTCATCCCGTCGAAGGCTCCCGGAACTACGTTGGAGGCCACGAAGAGGCCGAGTATGACCAAGAAGACAACGAACAGGAACCCGACAACCCGGCTGCCTCTGCCGAAGAAGATCGATACGCCCCAGATGATGAGGAGGACAGGCCAGTACCGCCAGAGCGATCCCCATACATCCCAGCGTAGGATGCCCGTGGTGTTGAGCAGCAGGAGCACGCCGATGGCGATCAGAATGAGTGGACCTGCAAGGTCCCCGACCCCCCGTCTTTCCATCAGATGGAAGGCCTCCTTTTGGCTTCCCTTAGTTAGTGAGTTTGAAGGAGCCACGCTGTACCTGTATTCGCCTACGTTCACTCGTTTCCTCCCGTCTGCGAAGACAGATCGATGCCCTCCCGCATAGTCTGACTGTGATCGCAAGATGCGCTTGGGAGGGAGTCCAATGAGGAGTCGAGCCAACGTCAGACGGATGTTCGGGGGAAACACGTCGCGCGGGTTCTTCTCACTGTACAGCAATATCATAGACCAGGAAGCCACAAGAATAATCGTCATAAAAGGCGGCCCCGGCGTCGGCAAGTCCACCTTCATGAAATACATAGGAGACAGCATGGTTGAAAAGGGCCACGACGTTGAGTACTTTCACTGCTCGTCGGACCCGGAGTCCCTCGACGGGCTAGTCATTCCTGGATTGCGGGTGGCTCTGATCGACGGGACCGCGCCACACATAGTCGACCCCAGGTTCCCCGGCGCGGTGGATGAAATCCTGCACCTCGGCGACTACTGGGACGAGGCCGCGATGCGTTCACACCGGCAGGAGATCATACGCCTCACCAAGGAGGTAGGATGCCTCTTCCAGCGGGCATACAGGTTCCTCCGGGCCGCCGGGGACATCCTCGACGACTGGAGCGACGCCAACTCCGAGGCCCTGGATTTCGGCGAAGCCAACCGAGTAGCCCGGACTGTGCTCGACGAGACAGTGGATAACGCTGAAGTGGCGGCGTCACCTGGTCACGAGCGCCATCTCTTCGCCAGCGCCATCACACCGTTGGGTTTCGTAAACTACCTGGACACCGTGGTCAGCGGATGCCCAAGAAGATTCATACTGGAAGGCGGGCCCGGGTCAGGCAAGTCCACCCTCATCTCCAAGGTCGCACAGCGTGTCGTGGAATGTGGATACGACGTGGAACTCTACCACTGCTCCTTGAACCCGTCCAGCCTTGAACACCTGGTCGTGCCGGCCCTGGGTGTGGCCGTGATCACCTCCGTAGAACCGCACCTATGGGTCCCGGCTGCCGACCACGGGCCAGATGAAGTCCTGGTCGACATGGACCAGTGCCTGGATCCCCGGGCTGTCGACAAGAACGCGGAGGTCATCGCCTATGACCGCGAGATGATGAACAAGATGATGGATCGGGCTGTGATCTTCCTCAAGCAGGCACTCGAGGCACATGACACCCTCGAATCTTTCTACATCCCAAACATCGACTTTGACGCAGTGCGCGGGATCCGGGAGCAGACGCTCCAGCGGATACTCGGCTGGGAAAAGGAGATGGAGGCGGGAATCTGAAGACGGCGCAAGGTCCCGACCCAGAGCAACCCTAGAGGAGGACCTCGACGACATCCCGGTCGATCCGCCGCATCGTCTCCGTGAGCTTGGCAACCAGCGCAGGATCGTCCTTGCACGCTGCACGGACCTGGCGAAGAAGGTCGATGCCGCGGCGGAAGGCCGACACTATGTCCCCTTCGGCGTACCCGCCTCCGCGCACCAGTTCAGCGAAGTCCACCCCCTGGCTCCACTTGTAGGCGAGCGGCGCCAGGCCTGTGAAGAACTGGACCGTGCTGGATCCGAGGAAGCTCTCCTCCACCAGCTCGATTTCGGAGGCGATCTCCCGGATTCGATCGACATCGAATGGCACTGACCGGGCGGGGAACTCACCCCGCCTTGGTTCATAGTCTATACACACTGCGAGAGAGGCTATCTGATCCGGGTCGAACTCATGGAAGACTCCGGCGAAGATCAACTCGGTAACGAGAAGCTCCTGGGTGTGAATCTCACGGGCGATCTCCCCGCGGGACCTGAGCTGCCCATCCTTGATATACCCGAGCCTCTCAAGCAGGGCCTGTTTGCGGTTGAACTCATGTACAAACCTGTCCTCGCTGCCAAGCCTTCGCATGCGCTCATAGAGACTCTGCATCCTCCCGACCACCAACCCTCGCTTGGCCAGAAGCTTCCGGCACGCCCTCCGCTCGCCCCTGCCACACTCCCGGGACCTGAGTCCGGCAATCTCCGCGCGAACGGACTCCAGCTCCGCCCTGAGTGCGTCCCTTTTCTCACGCGTCCGGCGCCTCTTGGCGAGGCGCCTCAGCTTGGCACGGAGCTCGGCGAGCTTGGCNNNNNNNNNNTGAGGTTGCTAGCATAGAGCGGGCATCCGGGCTGGTTCAGAAGTTCACACGCTTTCCCCACGATCTCCGACTCGAGCTCTCTCGCAGTCGCAAGGTTGGCCTCGATGTGCCGGCGCTCTTCAGTCGTCTGGTAGCTCGCGAAGTTCTGTTTCAGGACCTTCCTGATCTCGTCGTGGGAGCGGGTTGCGAGAAGATTGACCACGGTATTGTACGATAGCGCGAATCTGCTCGCGAGAGGCTCCACCGTACGCTCATCGGTGCTCGGGAATTCCTCCGGCCGGAAGAAGTTGAGGTCTACCATGATATACACGTAACCCTCTCCATCTATCCCCCGCCTGCCCGCGCGCCCGGCCATCTGGAAGTACTCCTGGCTCGTCATGGGCTGGAAGTCAACACCGTTGTACTTGCGCACCGAGTCGAAGCAGACCGTCCGGACTGGGAAGTTGATCCCAACAGCGAAGGTCTCGGTCGCGTACAGCACCTGGATGACGCGCCGCTCGAACAAGTCCTCAACGATCTCCTTGAGCACAGGGAGAAGCCCTGCATGATGGTAGGCTATACCCCTCTGGAGGATCCGGCGCATCTGCTTGACGCTCGGCATCATTTCGACCTTCAGGCCTTCGATCTTGCTGTCGAAGAACTCGACAACTTCGTACTTCTGTGCCGGGGTGAGGTAGTCAGCCGACCGCGCAAGTTCCTCCGCCTTTTCCTCGCATTGCCGGCGGCTGAACACAAAGTACAAGCAGGGAAGCTTGTCCCGCTTACCCAAATAGTCCACGAGATCGAGGTGGGTGGTGGACGCGTAACGAAGCCCCTCGTGCCGGTAGTCCCAATCCGCCGCAGCCTCCTCCATCTCCTGGTCGCGCTTGGCCTTGAAGGATTTCAGTTCATCGAGAGTGCAGGCGCCACGGGTTCGCTCGAACACAAAGTGGCGCAAGGGCACCACCCTCTTGAAGTGACGGACGACGGCAACCTCGTGCCCTTTGATGTCTTGTATCCAGAAGGCAAGTTCGTCCGCGTTGGGGATCGTGGCGGACAGACCCAGAAGCCTCATGGACTCGGGCATGAAGATGATAGATTCCTCCCACACCGTGCCGCGGTCCTCGTCCGCGAGGAAGTGAATCTCGTCGAAGATCACGTGAGAGACTCCCTCAAGTTCGCCGGGGCTCAGATGAAGCATGTTCCTGAAGATCTCCGTAGTCATGATGAGAATCTGCGCTCCGGAGTTGATGACTACGTCGCCGGTGATGATACCCACGTTGTCGGCGCCAAGGAGCCTCTTGAACTCCTTGAACTTCTGGTTGCTCAAAGCCTTGATAGGAGCCGTGTATATAACCCTGCGCCCGAGGTTGAACATCCGCTCGATCAGGTAATCCGCGACGAGGGTCTTACCGACCCCGGTGGGGGCCGAGACCAGGACAGAACGGCCTTCCTCCACGTGCCGGATCGCCTCGACCTGGAAGGGATCCAGTCGGAAACCACGGTACTCCCGGATCTCCGCGGCCTCCTCTGCCACCCCATCTCCCGTCCCCTCCGCGGCCTCTCCGGCCTGGAACTCTCTTAGCCTCCAACCTGCAGACGCAGGGCCTTCCAGCCCCGTGTGCCCCTCCGACACGTATTCACGATAGAACAGGGCTGGCGAGATCTCGGCTGCGGTCTCAACAGCGGCAGTGGTGCGCCGCGAGACTCTAGCCTTCGGTAAGCGTCGCTCTCCATCGCGGACGCGAAATCTCATGGAATGTCTCCCACCAATCTCGTTAGTCTGGCCGGGGCCTGGCCTGGAGGGGCAGGCGACCAGCAATCGAGCAAGCGAGAGCCCGGAGGGCTGTGAGTGCCACTACCTGACAGTCCCGAAACCCGGCCGACAACTACCTGCGATCAGTTTTGACTGATGAACATCTTGAGTATACAGGTTATGGGAGGACGGCACAATCAACCGGTCGGTGCTGAGACCCGTCAGCTACCGCCTGTGTCCCAGGATGTTGTTGCCAGTGATTGTGATAATTGGTATGATATTGA
This genomic window contains:
- a CDS encoding PRK06851 family protein, yielding MRSRANVRRMFGGNTSRGFFSLYSNIIDQEATRIIVIKGGPGVGKSTFMKYIGDSMVEKGHDVEYFHCSSDPESLDGLVIPGLRVALIDGTAPHIVDPRFPGAVDEILHLGDYWDEAAMRSHRQEIIRLTKEVGCLFQRAYRFLRAAGDILDDWSDANSEALDFGEANRVARTVLDETVDNAEVAASPGHERHLFASAITPLGFVNYLDTVVSGCPRRFILEGGPGSGKSTLISKVAQRVVECGYDVELYHCSLNPSSLEHLVVPALGVAVITSVEPHLWVPAADHGPDEVLVDMDQCLDPRAVDKNAEVIAYDREMMNKMMDRAVIFLKQALEAHDTLESFYIPNIDFDAVRGIREQTLQRILGWEKEMEAGI
- a CDS encoding DEAD/DEAH box helicase, with the translated sequence MRFRVRDGERRLPKARVSRRTTAAVETAAEISPALFYREYVSEGHTGLEGPASAGWRLREFQAGEAAEGTGDGVAEEAAEIREYRGFRLDPFQVEAIRHVEEGRSVLVSAPTGVGKTLVADYLIERMFNLGRRVIYTAPIKALSNQKFKEFKRLLGADNVGIITGDVVINSGAQILIMTTEIFRNMLHLSPGELEGVSHVIFDEIHFLADEDRGTVWEESIIFMPESMRLLGLSATIPNADELAFWIQDIKGHEVAVVRHFKRVVPLRHFVFERTRGACTLDELKSFKAKRDQEMEEAAADWDYRHEGLRYASTTHLDLVDYLGKRDKLPCLYFVFSRRQCEEKAEELARSADYLTPAQKYEVVEFFDSKIEGLKVEMMPSVKQMRRILQRGIAYHHAGLLPVLKEIVEDLFERRVIQVLYATETFAVGINFPVRTVCFDSVRKYNGVDFQPMTSQEYFQMAGRAGRRGIDGEGYVYIMVDLNFFRPEEFPSTDERTVEPLASRFALSYNTVVNLLATRSHDEIRKVLKQNFASYQTTEERRHIEANLATARELESEIVGKACELLNQPGCPLYASNL
- a CDS encoding M28 family peptidase; its protein translation is MIRTGAGGAARRRPHPAGLVTGVLFLAIMLILLPRGVGAVPERRADASRVLVHVRELAGRIGPRPAGTTSEARAADYVALRLAEYGYEVVRQPFTHVTKNSETASQNVIGIARGGDPRVIMVSAQLDTVGPDAPGANDNASGVAAMLEAARVLSSSRPGTSLAFVAFGATNPANAGAESLARGGPDIPFSPGDVALAINLDSVGRGCDVEVVPWGDGRALAAPDFRRVVAGLRDAGVSVRFDTTKSLLGEVPGDHSPLLAAGIPAVTVSSARGQTSSPVSPDPRWDLPDLVDGASIACAADAALALVATFAGGAPARVSGTYLAFWVLGRVVSLPALPSVVVSGAALVLGLLAVLWTRSMLYDEFSRVRPAGYVSALITSAATGIVVAVLIWTAFIPSLAVGAVRGVSRPWNAHPGPYATAGLVSSLFFFTIVIRLTGSRLREELRVPVLRLSILG
- a CDS encoding cell wall-active antibiotics response protein — translated: MERRGVGDLAGPLILIAIGVLLLLNTTGILRWDVWGSLWRYWPVLLIIWGVSIFFGRGSRVVGFLFVVFLVILGLFVASNVVPGAFDGMRWGEAPGAERTKQLAVSYDQYRPSEVDLEISIGAGQVFASTGATQNILDATATYVRDRDEPELDVSASGRRLSVKYGTDTRWTSFFPVPFRYRNEHRVTLGRPEIPTSLKFRVGAGNLDAAFDGLTATRLELAVGAGEAKVGFPTPGDIRAAGNPAVQFEAGAGTVHISQLGNVGARRIKGSVGSGTGYLDLTGAQTTGTVTADVEVGAGKMVILIPEGMGLRVDASIGAGSLWVDGTKYSTRDLGSSRRYLSPDYDRAASRLDLTVKIGAGRIEVEHTR